From the genome of Candidatus Neomarinimicrobiota bacterium:
AGTTATAATCGTAATTATAAATACAACCCCGATGGCCGACCCACCAATCATTCAACTTCAACCTCACTTATCATGGATTTCCGGCATTCGATCAATGAAAGAATGTTCTATAATATCAAAGGCTCCTTTTATCAGACCACTGCCAGAACAGCCTATCTGGATGTTGATCCTGAGGAACTGAGCGAAGAGAGAGAACTTACTTTTACAAATATGGATGTCTTGAGTGATTTCCTTCTGGAAGCTGCTGCTGACACCAAGTCAGGTATCGGGATGGGTAGTTTCTACGGCCCGGAAAATGATTCATTGCTTATTCTAAAAAGTGAAATGCATATCTACTTCAATGATAGTGTATCAGTGAACGGTGTAAATCAGTCCATAATAGATGTGATTGGAACTGCTCATTTCAATATCAATGTCACCAATACCTGGGAAGAAAACAGTGGCGCCAGTTGGGCCGAGTCATTCATTTCAATGGGCCAGGATGGTTGGATCGATCATGTGTCCTTTGAATTTGTGACCAATGACCTGAAAAAAGCCTACTTCCTGCCCAATGAGCTTTCAGAGCAACCCACTAATGAATATTTGGGTGGCGGACATTCCCACAGCTACAGCCAACGCATCAATCAAACCTATTTAATGAGTGGCGCTTTAACCTGGCAGGTGAATAACACGCATCAGATCAAAGCCGGTGTAGGCGCGAAGAATCATGCCATGTACTACAAAGCCTATTCGGTATTTGTCCAAAAGAATCTGGATTGGATCCCCACCATCAAGGATACTGAGTCAAGCCTGGCTCATGACTCCTACGAAAATTGGCTCACTGATGCCGTAACAAAACTGAAGTTGGATCATCGGAATCCCCGAGAAGCCTATGTCTATTTACAAGACAAGATCGAATTAACCGATATGATCGTGAATATTGGTTTACGCTACGACTATTTTGATCCAAATTACTTTGTTCCCTCTGATTATCGTGACCCGGAAAATCCCACGTACTGGCTGTATACCCTGGCGAATGAAGATTCGGCTCGGATCGACACTTTCTTCCAGTTCTCTGGTGAAGTTACCGAATTCGATAATATTCTGGATACGCTGGATGCCAAAGGCGAGCAATGGCAGGACTATAATGACTTCTACGTAGATGCTGATCCGGTTCATCAATTCTCGCCTCGATTTGGCGTGGCATATCCCATTACGGATAAGGGAATCATCCATTTCAGCTATGGTCATTTCTTTCAGATACCGACTTTCACCTATCTCTATGCTAATCCGGAGATGGAGTTCAGCACCGAAAGTTTCCGAACTACTCTGGGGAATGCAAACCTGAAACCGCAGAAAACGGTCACATACGAAATCGGCTTACAGCAGGAATTAACTCCTGATCTGGGCATCGAGATCATTGCTTTTTATAAAGATTTCTCAGGCCTGTTGAGTTCGGATCAACAGGAGAAATACAATACCATTAATTATGTGGTTTATTCCAACCGTGATTATGGTGATAGCCGAGGAATTACCCTCTCACTGAATAAACGCCGCACTGGTTTGCTTTCAGCTTCTGCAGATTACACTTACCTCGTGGCTCAGGGTAATGCTTCAAATCCATTGGCTTTGTTCTATGCCAATCAGAGCGATCCCCCTGCTGAGGTTGTGAAACAGGTCCTACCCCTGGATTGGGATCAGACCCACACGGTTAATGTTAATATCACCTTGTCTGAACCGCGCAAATGGGGAATTTCAGTTCTGACCAAATATGGTTCCGGATTACCCTACACACCTACCTATCAGGGAAGTTCACTGGATACACCCAACTCAGATCGTAAACCGGATTACTTCAATGTGGATGTGAACATGCATCGAGGCGTTGAAATTGCCGGTCTGCACTGGACCGTATTTGCCAAGATATACAACGCCTTGAACACGCAGAACGAACGCAGTGTATTCTCCGACACAGGGCGGGCTACTTACTCATTAATTCCAATCTATACACCGGATAACGGTAATATTCACGGCAGACATTCGCTGGCCGACTGGCTCACTAGACCCAGTTATTTCAGCAGTCCCCGTCAATTCCGTATCGGTTTCTCAACCAGTTTCTAGGAAGGTGCAAGCATGAACAAGAAATTACTCATCCTATTAGCCTTCATTACCCTTGTTGCAACAGTATCTGCAGGTCAAAATGAAGAGATCAAAGTCCCTGATAATAAGTATGACCGGGTTGCCTGGTTGAAATACAACAATGCTCTGGAACGCCAGAATCACATGTCAAAAGCGGCCGCTCTCAGTGATCGCCGGTCTGGAACTCATAACGGAAACCGGGTTAGAACCCTTTTCTACAATTACGGTTCCATTGGTAAACCAAATACAGAACCATCCATGGAATGGCCCATTGGCTCAGGACGCGGCTATGCCTTTGAATTTGGCGTGATTGCCGGAGCCAAGATCACCACCTATGGCGGTGAAGAAGATATTGTCGTCAGTGATGGTCTCACGGTGGCTGGTGTCACCTATGATAATAGCGGTTATGAAAATAACCCTGGAGATTGGCAACCACTTCCCGGCTATCATGATCCCTTTCAAAAATCTGTGGCCATGAGTGATGCTAATGATGACAATCGAGATGGGAAACCTGATTCCTGGCCAAGCAGCTGGTATAACCCGGATTTTGGTAACTACATGTGGCCCGGTGAATATGGTCAGGGGATCACGACTGCTGATCAGGAATCATACTATGTCATGGATGATTTCTATATCAAAAGTCACAACACTTACTGGCCGGAGCAGGGCTGGTCTGACAGTTTGAAGGATAATGAGTTTTATCCTGACACCACAGATTACGTCAGGGGAGGTCTCGGTCTGGAAGTTGAATCTCGTGGCTATCAGTGGATTGCCACCCGCGCTCAGAACGTGATCTTCTTTGTCTATGAATTAAAAAATGTGGGGTCCGATACCCTGGACAATATGTATTTCGGAATGTATGGAGATCCCCATGTCGGTGGTGCCTCTGATTACAGTGATGATGATGCTTATTTTGATACTTATATCGATATCGTCTATGGGTGGGATGATGATGCTGTCGGTGATCCTGTTTTTGGAACAACGATCCCCGGATTCTTCGGTTATAAATTTCTGGAATCACCCGGTGAACCCCGGGATGGGATCGATAACGATGTTGATGGCATGATCGATGAATCCATGCAGGATGGGATCGACAATGATGGTGATTGGCGACCCTACTCTGACTGGAATCTCAATGGAGAATGGGACCGGGGAGAACCGGTTAACGATGATCTGGGTGCCGATGGTGTTGGTCCCGATGATCCCCAGTATGTCGGCGCTGATACAGATGGCTCCGAAGCCAATGGTTTTCCAGATGCCGGTGAACCAAATTTTGATGAAAAGGATCTTGACGAGGCTGATCAGATCGGCTTGACTGGTTTTATTGTCAATACCTATTCTAATAGCACTGAGACGGAAGATTATTACTACTCCAGCCGTCTTACCGCATCCATCGATACAGCTGCTTTTCAGCAGAATAAAGATAATATCTTCATGTACAGTTCCGGACCCATCAAGATGGCTCCAAACGATGTCAGGCGCTTTTCCATTGCCATGTTGTACGGTTACAATTCCAATGCAGCCACTGGAGAGTATCTGTATCAAAATCCACACAACATCCGCGATCTCTACGCTACTGCTGCTATTATGCAGGAGATTTATGATGCGGGCTACCGGTTTGTCAAACCACCGAATAAACCCCGTTTGACTGCCATCCCTGGGGATGGACAGGTAACCTTATACTGGGATGAGGGAGCAGAACACTCCAGAGATCCACTCTACGGTAATGATTT
Proteins encoded in this window:
- a CDS encoding TonB-dependent receptor, which codes for MHPIPVNFRRSIILGLIFSLVVSNIFGGTTGKISGRVTDAETGIGLPGVNVIIEGSSMGASTDGDGIYFVINVPVGTYSVKAGMIGYTKMVMTEVAVRGDLTTEINFEMNVQILESDEAVIVVAERPMVQKDLTSGRAIVSAEEMKAMPVESLSGVIATKAGIVSDPNGALHIRGGRSSEVTYMIDGVPVTNLSSGGMAVGLETGAVQELQILSGTFNAEYGQAMSGIINIVTKEGGQDYSGNLSAYLGDYYTEDTRFFEYGDQFDMLNIKNIEASLSGPVPGLGNKLSFFASGRLYDYGGLYRGVREHMPNDVNYLTSKAVEELRDSPWGRAGLLNFAEPFEDLNGDGILEPGSESYFDFDGNGKFTAGEPFRDVNGDGRYTHNYDFNQNGYLDEEDYEYIDLNGDGLLNGDPFMDANHNGVLDGEPYIDFNGNGVWDSGASGDGNVVRLNTSSRINGMFKLTWKISPKIKLNTSLIHNAAQSVSYNRNYKYNPDGRPTNHSTSTSLIMDFRHSINERMFYNIKGSFYQTTARTAYLDVDPEELSEERELTFTNMDVLSDFLLEAAADTKSGIGMGSFYGPENDSLLILKSEMHIYFNDSVSVNGVNQSIIDVIGTAHFNINVTNTWEENSGASWAESFISMGQDGWIDHVSFEFVTNDLKKAYFLPNELSEQPTNEYLGGGHSHSYSQRINQTYLMSGALTWQVNNTHQIKAGVGAKNHAMYYKAYSVFVQKNLDWIPTIKDTESSLAHDSYENWLTDAVTKLKLDHRNPREAYVYLQDKIELTDMIVNIGLRYDYFDPNYFVPSDYRDPENPTYWLYTLANEDSARIDTFFQFSGEVTEFDNILDTLDAKGEQWQDYNDFYVDADPVHQFSPRFGVAYPITDKGIIHFSYGHFFQIPTFTYLYANPEMEFSTESFRTTLGNANLKPQKTVTYEIGLQQELTPDLGIEIIAFYKDFSGLLSSDQQEKYNTINYVVYSNRDYGDSRGITLSLNKRRTGLLSASADYTYLVAQGNASNPLALFYANQSDPPAEVVKQVLPLDWDQTHTVNVNITLSEPRKWGISVLTKYGSGLPYTPTYQGSSLDTPNSDRKPDYFNVDVNMHRGVEIAGLHWTVFAKIYNALNTQNERSVFSDTGRATYSLIPIYTPDNGNIHGRHSLADWLTRPSYFSSPRQFRIGFSTSF